The window GGGCCCTCCAGGAGTCCAGCCGCTCCGCCGAGGCGTACGCCATCCTCGACCGGGTCGTCGCCACCACCACCGACCCGTACGCGCGGGCCGACGCCCTGGTGCAGCGCCTCTCCGCGGTGATCAACCTCGGGCGGACGGCGGAGTACACCCGGGCCGTCGAGGAGGCCTCCACCGCCGTCCGCGACCTCGCCGAGCCCTACCTGCTCGGGCACCTCAACGCGCTGGCCGCCCTCGCCGCGCACCACCAGGGCGCGCTGGACCGCTGCGTCACCCACCTGGTGAAGGCCGCCCGGGCGTTGGGCGCGGTGGCGGACCCCGACCGGGACACCGCGTGGGGCTGGCACGACCTGGCGATGGCCTACTCGTACCTCAGCTTCCACGGCTACGCCCTCGGCGCCATCGAACGGGCGCGGCAGCTCGGCAGCGCCGCCGAGATCCCGGAGGAGACCTTCGCCGCCCCCGGGATCCGGCTGCGCAACGCCGTCGCCCTGGACCACAACGGCGACAGCGACGGCTGCCTGCGGGTACTGCGCGACGTCGCCGCCGACCTGGACCGGTTCCTGGGCAGCGGACGGGCCGGCAAGCTGCGCCCCAGCAGCCTGGCCGCGTACGGCTACGCCGCCGCCCGGCGGGCGGCCCTCGGCGACCGGTGGGACGTCGCCCCGCAGGCCGGCCCGGCCCGGCTGCTCGGCCACGGCGGCGACAGCGCCCGCGCCCGCGACATGCGCCAGCTCGGCCAGGTCTGCCTGGCCGTCGCCGAGGGACGGCCGATCGAGGCCGTCACCCGGCTGGACACCGTCCAGGTCTCCACGGAGACGCTGGGCGCGGCCGAACCGGCCCGGCTGCGCAGCATCGCCCTGGCCCGCGCCGGCGACCACGCGGGTGCGCACCGGGCCGACCGGCTGGCGTTCCGGCTGGCCGCCCAGCGCAACGACCGGCTCCGCGACGTCTACATCGACGGCATCGCCGCCCGCATCGACCACGAGGAGATGCGCCGCGAGGCGGCCCGCTTCGAGGGCGAGGCGTTGACCGACCCGCTGACCGGGCTGCCCAACCGGCGGCGGCTGGAGCGCTACATCGCCACCCTGGTCGCCCACGGCGACCGGGTGGTCATCGGCGTCTGCGACCTGGACGGCTTCAAGGCCGTCAACACCCGGCACGGGCACCACTCCGGCGACCTGGTGCTCCAGCGCATCGCCGGGGTGATCAACCGGGTGATGCGCCGGGGCGACTTCGTGGCCCGCTACGGCGGGGACGAGTTCGTGGTGGTGCTGCCCGGCGCCGGAATGACCGAGGCGGCCGAGGTGGGCCGCCGCATCGACGCCGCGGTGCGCACCGAGGACTGGGAGTCACTGGTCCCCGGCACGCCGGTCGGGGTCAGCGTCGGCTTCGCCGAGGTGGGCGCCACCGGTCCCGGCCTGCGCGACGCCCTCGGCACCGCGTTCGAGGCCGCCGACCGCGCGATGCTGGCGGCGAAGACCCGCCCCCGTGCCTCCTGACGCCTCGTCGGGCCCCGGGGTCAGCGGCGGGTCAGCTCGGTGTCGCCGGCCAGGCGGGCGGCGCGATCGGCCTCGGCGAGGGCGTCGAGGACCGCGTCCAGGTCACCGGCGAGCGCCAGGTCCAGGTTGTACGCGGTGTAGCCGATCCGGTGGTCGGTGATCCGGTTCTGCGGGAAGTTGTAGGTGCGGATCCGCTCGGAGCGGTCCACGGTGCGCACCTGCGCCTTGCGGGCGTCCGAGGCGGCCGCGTCGGCCTGCTCCTGGGCCGCCGCCAGCAGCCGGGCGCGCAGGATCCGCATCGCCTGCTCCCGGTTCTGCAACTGGGACTTCTCGTTCTGGCAGGAGACCACGATGCCCGTCGGCACGTGCGTGATCCGTACCGCCGAGTCGGTGGTGTTCACCGACTGGCCGCCGGGCCCCGACGAGCGGAACACGTCGATGCGCAGCTCGTTCGGGTCGATGGTGACGTCGACGTCCTCGGCCTCCGGCAGCACCAGCACCCCGGCGGCGCTCGTGTGGATGCGGCCCTGCGACTCGGTGACCGGTACGCGCTGCACCCGGTGCACGCCGCCCTCCCACTTGAGCCGGGACCAGACGCCGTTGCCGCCCTCGGGCACACCCTTGGTCTTGATCGCCAGCGAGACGTCCTTCACCCCACCCAGGTCCGAGTCCTGGGCGTCGATCACCTCGGTGAGCCAACCGCGCCGCTCCGCGTAGCGGGTGTACATCCGCAGCAGGTCGCCGGCGAACAGCGCGGACTCCTCGCCGCCCTCGCCCGCCTTGATCTCGACGATCACGTCCTTGGCGTCGTGCGGGTCGCGCGGGATCAGCAGCTCCGCCAGCCGCTGCTCCAGCGCCGGCAGGCTCTCCGCGATCGACTCGGCCTCAGCGGCGAAGGACGCGTCCTCGGCGACCAGCTCCCGGGCGGCGGCGAGGTCGGCGCGGGCCTGCTCCAGCTCCCCGGCCGCCTTGTGCAGCGGGACCAGCTCGGCGTACCGGCGGCCGACCCGGCGGGCGGTGTTCTGGTCGGCGTGGATGGCCGGGTCCGCCAGCCGCTTCTCCAACTCGGCGTACTCGTCGAGGAGGGCGGCCAGGCGCTCGCTGCTCATGCGGGGGAGGCTCCTTCGACGGGGACGGGGCAGGACCAGGGGGAATACGGACGGCGCCCGCGTCCGGCACGAAACCGGACGCGGGCGCCGAACGAGGAGCTACTTGGCCTTCTTGGCCTGAACCTTGGCGTACTTCTGCTGGAACTTCGCCACCCGGCCCGCGGTGTCCAGGACGCGCTGCTTGCCGGTGTAGAACGGGTGGCAGGCGCTGCAGGTCTCGACGTGGATCGAGCCGCCCTTGGCGGTGCTGCGGGTGGTGAACGTGTTACCGCAGGAGCAGCTGACCTCGGTGGTCACGTACTCCGGGTGGATGTTGGACTTCATCTCGCCTCGGTCCTCTCGTGGATGGTCGCCGGGTCGCCGTCGGTGTCCGTCGCGGCGCGCGACGGGCTCGGGCGTGAACCGGAACCGGTGGCCGATTGACCAGTGTGCCATGGGCGTACGCCGACCCGGCAGTCGGGCCGCACGGCTGGTCCGGCATCGACAACGCACGCCCCACCTGCTGCATTCCCGACGCCTGGCCGGGCATTCGTCCCGGCACGGCCGCCGTCGGCGTCGTGCCCCGCCCGGGGCACGCGGCGCGGACGGCGGGGACCGCCGACGACGTACGACACGGAGGAGCCGATGGCCCGCCTGATCGCCACCCGGGGACTGCCCGCCTCCGGCAAGACCACGTTCGCCCGGACCCTCCAGCCCTCCGTGGTCCGCGTCAACCGCGACGACCTGCGCCGCATGCTGCACGGCGAGCGGCTGTTCACCCAGTGGGCGGAGTGGCAGGTCACCGTCGTGCAGCGGGCGCAGGTCGAGGCGCTGCTGCGGGTCCACGCCGACGTCTGCGTCGACGACACCAACCTGCGGTCGCGGACCCTGCGCGACTGGGCCGACCTGGCCGCCCGGCACGGCGCCGGGTTCGAGGTGCACGACTTCACCGACGTGCCGCTGGCGGAGTGCCTGCGCCGCGACGCCGCCCGCCCCGAGGCCGACCGGGTCGGCGAGGCGTGGATCCGCCGGCTGCACGAGCGCTACCTGGAAGGTCGTACGCTGCCGCTGCCCGTGCCGCAGGCCCGGACGGGGCGGCCCGCCACGGTGCACGCCCCGTCGACCGAGCCGCCGGAGATCGTCCTGGTGGACATCGACGGCACGGTCGCGCTGAACGTCTCGCGCAGCCCGTACGACATGACCCGGGTCGCCGAGGACGAGCCCAACCCGGCGGTGATCGCGGCGGTCCGGGCGATGCACGCCGCCGGATACGGCGTGGTGTTCTGCTCGGGCCGGGACGCCACCGCGCGCGCCGCCACCGAGGCGTGGCTGGCCCGGCACGTCCGGGTCCCCTACCTCGGCCTGCACCTGCGCGCCGTCGGCGACAGCCGGAAGGACTCCGTGGTCAAGCGGGAGATCTACGAGCGCGAGATCGCCGACCGCTACCGGGTGGTCGGCGTCTTCGACGACCGTCAGCAGGTGGTGCGGATGTGGCGCGCCCTCGGCCTCACCGTCTTCCAGGTGGCCGAGGGCGACTTCTGAGCGGTCGCGGGTGTGAGGAAGGGCACCTTCCCATCGCCTGGGCGACAGGAAGGTGCCCTTCCTTGCATCTCAGGCGGCGGGAGCCGCGGCGGCGGCCGTCAGGGTGACGGTGGCCTCCGCCCGCGCGCCGTTGACCGCGACGGCGAGCTTGACCTGCGCGCCGGGGCGCAGGGCGGTGAGCTTGCCGGTGGCCGGGTCGAAGCGGGCCACGTGCCAGGGCTTCAGCCCGAGGATCGAGCCGACGTGCACGTTCGGCGAGGCGGACCAGTCCGCGCTCACCGGCGCCGCCACCGGCACCGTACGCCCGCCGGGCTGGGTCACCGTGGCGGTGACCGTCGCCGGGGCGCCGACCGCGACGCTGGCCGGGGCGGTCAGCGTGAGCGCGTCGACGTGTGCGTGCGTCTCGGCGCTGACCCAGCGTGGGCCCTCGACGAGGGGGTTGCGCCGGGCCCGGTCGGCCTCGGCCGGGCTCACCGGGTCCACCCCGAACTCCGTCCACCCGGTGAAGCCGCCCTGGTCGGCGGGGGTGGAGGGGTTCTTGCCCGAGTTGCCGTTGATCAGGTACGGCACCCCGTCGACCCGGTCGGCGTGGAAGGTGCCGACGTGCCCGCCGACGAACGCGGCGCCCTTGCCGGTGCGGTGCTGGAAGTCGGCCAGCCACTGCTCCAGCAGCGCCGCCTCCTTCCGGTCGCCGAGCTGGCTGGCCTTGGCCGGGCTGGGGTCGCGCGGCGGGTGGTGGTGCAGCACGACCACCGAGCCGACGGCCGGGTCACCGGCCGCCGAGTCGAGCGCCTCGCGCAGCATCCGCACCTGGTCGAAGCCGCCGCCGCGCAGCGAACCCGTCGACGAGTTCAGCGTGACGAACCGGGTGCCCTTGTGGTCGAAGGTCCGCTCGGTGTCACCGAAGGCGGCCCGGAAGTTGGCGATCGGGGCGCCCATGATCTCGTGGTTGCCGGGCACGTAGTAGTACGGCAGTTCCCCGCCGAGTTCCTCGTCCAGCAGCCGCTTGGCGAGCGCGAAGTCCGCCGGGTAGGCGGTGTCCACGAAGTCGCCGTTGATCACCAGGAAGTCCGGCTTCGCGGCCTTGACCTCGCGGAGCGTACGGCGGGCCTGGGCGACCAGGTCGCTGTCCGGGTTCGCCGCGACGAACTGCGCGTCGGACAGGACGGCGAAGCGCCAGGGCGCCCCGTCCACCGTGCCGTCGCGCAGCACCACCCGGTCGGTGCGCGGCTTCTCGGCCGGCGCGTCGACCGTCGGCGGCACCTTCGCCACCAGGTCGTCGATGATGACCTCGCTGCGGTACTGCGCGGCGGCGTTGGTCTCCGCCACGTAGAACCGGCGGACCCGCACCGGGTACTGCACCCCGGCGGGGACCGCGAACTCGACGTACTTCCAGCCCGTCCAGGTGATCAGCGGGCCGCGCAGCACGTGCTGGGTGTCCTGGGCGTCGTGCAGGTGCAGGCTGGGCCACTCCCCCGTGCCGTTGCCGTGGATCCACATGCCGAACGCCTGCGGCTGGCCGGCGACCTCGATCCAGGCGGGCGGGTCCGCGTACGCGGCCCGGGTGCCGGTGGACTGGCTGAAGTCGTACGTCATCTTCAGGCCCGTGCCGGTGCGGCCCGCCGCGGGCGCGACCGCGCCGCTGGCCCGCGCCTGGCTGAACTTCCAGGCCGCCGCGTCGTCGAAGCCGGCCACCGGCACGTCGGTCAGCCCGACGGTGACCGGCAGGACGGTGCTGCTCCGGCCAACGTGGACGGTGACCAGCGCCGAGCCGGTGTCCCGCAGGGCGGTGACGGCGAGGTTGCCGTCGGCGGTCGGCGCGATCTTCAGCAGGTCCTTGTCGTAGTCGAGCTTCAGGTCGGCCGGCTCGATGGGGGCGGTGTTGCCCTCGGCGTCGTAACCGACGACGCCGAACAGCGCGCTGCCCTCGGCACCGGTCAGGCCGACCCGGTCCACCGTGGAGTCGATCCGGGCCAGCGGCCCGAGCACGGTCAGGTCGAGGGTGCCACGGGCCGCGCCCCGCGAGGCGGTGACCGTGGTGCTTCCGGGCAGGAGGGCCCGGAAGCGGCCCTTGCCGTCGACGACGCCGTGCACCGCCGGGTTGGCCCGCCACGTCGGCGCGCCGGCCGCCGGGCCGTACGTCTCGTCGTGGCCGGCGGCGGTGAGCTGGCGGGTCAGGCCGGGGAAGACGCGGTCGGGCCGGCCGCCGCGCACCGGCGCGACGCCGGGAGCGGTGGTCGGGTCGCTGGCGGTCTCCAGCCAGTACCCGGTGAGCCGGCCGCTGCCCTTGGGCGCGTAGATGGCCAGGCCGTTGGGCACGGCCCGCTCGCTGCCGTCGGACGGGCTGTTCTCCACCTGCACGGCCGCCGCACCCGGTTCCCGGGCGAGCAGCGTCGAGGAGCCGCCGCCGTCGAGGTTGAGGGCATGGTGGGCGCCGAGTTCGGCCATCATGCGGCCCATCTCGGTCTGGGTGACGCCCCGGCTGTCGACCTGCCGACCGTCCACAGTCATCATGATCATGCGCCGGCCGTCGGCGGAGAAGCCGACGGACGTGCGCGGGGCCAGCGACGCGTCGGCGATGCTCTGCACCACCCCGTCGCGGACCAGCACGTTGCCGCCGCCGACGGCCGCGTGCAGGTTGCTGCCGTCGGCCGGCTTGGGCCGGTAGGCGACCGTCACCGCGTCGCCGGGACGCAGCCCGGCGAGGGCGTCCGCGCCGGCGTCGCGGCCGAGCAGCACGGTGGTGCCGGCCGGGACCGCCCCGCTTCCGGCCGTCCCGGCGACGGTGGCGACGCGGCCGTCGACCACCGTGACCTCCGTGACGCGGGCGGCGCCCTCGACCGCGCGTTGCCGGGTGTACGACCCCCAGAGCGCGGTGAACACGCCGATCCCGTTCGCCTGGATCATGTTGTTGAACTGGGTCAGCGTCACCGGACCGGTCGGCAGGGTCGCGGTGCCGTCAAAGTTCACCTCGATGACCCGGCCGAGCCCCTCGGTGGTGATCGCGACGGCGTTGCGGTGCCCGCTGACCGCGGACTGGACCAGTTGGCCGTCGCGGACGCCGACCCCCTGGGCGGCACCGGAGTTGTTGATGTCGAAGAAGTCGCCGTTGACGGCGGCAACCGCACGGGCCGCGTCGACGGCGCCGCGCAGCGGCTCGGCCCGGCTGACCGCGCCGGAATTGACGTAGTCCACGGTGAGGCCGCCGGTGAGGTCGGCGGTCAGCGCGTCCGCGCGCAGCCAGCCGTCGGCGTCGTACCGGTCGAAGGAGGTCAGGTTGAGGCCCGGGGCGACCGGGCGGGTGGTCTTCGCCGTCTCCAGCCCGCCGGCCGGCTCCACGCCGGTCGGGGCCGCGGCGGCCGACATGCTCGCGGCCGGATCGCCGGCGAGCGTCACGGAGCCTGCGGAGTACGAGGAGGCGCGCGGCGCGTCCTCGGCGGCGGTGAGGGACGGGTCGGTGGCCGGAGCGGGCGCACCGGCGTTCGCCGGCACGGTGCCGGCCAGGGTGAGCAGCGGCGTCAGCAGCAGGACGCCTGCGAGCCGGGCGGATCGTCTGCGGGTACGCATGGGCGACAGTCAACCGGACGATGAATAGAAGTTTCAATAGCTGCCGGCCAAAGCGAAGGAAAACTCCACCCTTCCGGCGGTCGTCCCCGCCATTGCCGACACCGCCCCCTCCGGAGCACGGGCCCTCGGAGCACGGGCCCCCGCACCGCACCTCCCCGCACCGCACCTCCCCGCACCGCACCGCACAAGCGGAGCCACAACCCGGCAGCACGTGCTGCGACCGCGCGCCCCGCCGCCACACCCACGGACCTCACGGCGCACCCACGGACCTCACCGCCGCACCCCACGGCCACACCGCGACATGTGCTCGAGGCCCCACGGCCACCCACACCGCGCGTGCGCTCGGTGGATCGCCCTGCGGCGTGCGCCCGGGGGCCGCCCTGCGGCGTGCGGCCCGGGACCGCACGACCACCCACATTCGGTCACGGAGAGTGGGCGACTCTGCGCCGCTCCACCCCTCGCTCCGTCCCCTTTGCTCTGCATCCATATCCGCACCGGACACGCCATGTAAGCGGCGCCTATGTGGATGCAGAGCAAAGGGGAACTGGAGGATGATGCGGCCGGATCGCACCCCACGACGAATTACCTGGTCACAGGCCCTCAGCAACGACGGCCGAGGCGACACGCTCTTCCCACGCCCAAATTCGGTCACGTAGAGTCACAACGAAGGCTCTTCGAGCCGAAGGTTACCGATCGTCACGGAAGCGAGCTGGCAAGGTGGATCGTCCGGCTGCCCGTCTGCGGTACGCAGCGCCCGACGCCCGGCACCCGACCGACGCACGGCACCCGGCACCCGGCACCGCACTGGCACCGGCACCGGCACCGGCACCGAAGCTCACCCACGAAACCGACGGGCAGGGACGCGAGAAGGGCACGGCCTCGTGGCCGTGCCCTTCTCGCTGTCTCACCCGGGGAGGGTCACTCCCCCGGCGTCGACTTGGCGATCTGCATCAGGAACTCGATGTTGGTGCGGGTCTGCTTGAGCTTGTCCAGCAGCAGGTCCAGCGCCGCCTGCGAGTCCAGCGAGTGCAGGACCTTCCGGAGCTTGTGGATGATGGCCAGCTCCTCCGGCGCGAGCAGGATCTCCTCCTTGCGCGTGCCGGACGGGTGGATGTCGATGGCCGGGAAGATGCGCTTGTCGGCGATCTTCCGGTCCAGCTTCAGCTCCGCGTTGCCGGTGCCCTTGAACTCCTCGAAGATGACCGTGTCCGCCATGGACCCGGTCTCCACCAGCGCGGTGGCGAGGATGGTCAGCGAGCCGCCGTTCTCGATGTTGCGGGCCGCACCCAGGAAACGCTTCGGCGGGTAGAGCGCGGTGGAGTCGATACCACCCGACATGATCCGGCCGCTGGCCGGCGCCGCCAGGTTGTACGACCGACCGAGGCGGGTCACCGAGTCGAGCAGCACGACCACGTCGTGGCCCAGCTCGACCAGGCGCTTCGCCCGCTCGATCGCCAGCTCGGCCACCGTGGTGTGGTCCTGCGGCGGACGGTCGAACGTCGCCGCGATGACCTCACCCTTCACCGACCGCTGCATGTCGGTGACCTCTTCGGGCCGCTCGTCCACCAGCACCACCATCAGGTGGCACTCCGGGTTGTTGTGCGTGATCGCGTTCGCGATGGCCTGGAGCACCATCGTCTTACCCGCCTTCGGCGGCGACACGATCAGCGCGCGCTGGCCCTTGCCGAGCGGCATGACCAGGTCGATGACCCGGGTGGTGAGGATGTGCGGCTCGGTCTCCAGCCGCAGGCGCTCCTGCGGGTAGAGCGGGGTGAGCTTGTAGAACTCCGGCCGGCGCTTCGCCTCGTCCGGCTCCATCCCGTTGATGGTGTCCAGCCGCACCAGCGGGTTGTACTTGTCCCGCCGCTGCTCGCCGTCGCGCGAGGCGCGCACCGCACCGGTGATGGCGTCGCCGCGCCGCAGGCCGTACTTCTTGATCTGCGACATGGAGACGTAGACGTCGTTCGGGCCGGCCAGGTAGCCGGTGGTCCGTACGAACGCGTAGTTGTCGAGCACGTCGATGATGCCGGCCACCGGGACGAGCACGTCGTCCTCGCCGACCTGCGGCTCGCGCCCGCCGTCGCGCCCGCCATCGCGGCCATCGCGGCCACCGTCGCCGCCCTCGGCGCGCTCACCGCGGCCACGGCGGCGGTCCCGGAACCGGCTGCGCCGGCCACGCCGGCCACCGCTCTCGTCGTCGTCGCCGTCGTTGTCACGCTCGACGCGCTGGCCCCGGTCGCCGCGCTCGTTGCGGTCACGGTCGCCGCCCCGCTCGGCACGCTCGGCACGCTCGCCCCGCTCGTTGCGGTCACCGCGCTCGGCACGTTCGCCGCGGTCACCCCGCTCGTTGCGCTCGCCCCGCTCGGCACGGTCACCGCGCTCGGCACGGTCACCCCGCTCCGCGCGGTCACCGCGGTCCGCACGCTCGGCACGGTCACCGCGCTCGTTGCGGTCGCCGCGCTCGGCACGGTCGCCCCGCTCCGCACGCTCGCCGCGCTCGGCACGGTCGCCCCGCTCCGTACGCTCGCCGCGCTCGGCACGGTCGCCGCGCTCGGCACGGTCGCCGCGCTCGGCACGGTCGCCGCGCTCGGCGCGGTCACCGCGCTCACGGCCGCGGTCGGCACGCTCGCCGGCCTCGGCCTCGTCCGCGCGCGTCTCCGCCGGACGAACCTCCGCCGGACGGGCAGCCTCCGCCTCACGAGCCTCCACCGGACGGGCCTCCGCGGCCCGTGCCTCGGAGGTGGCGGCCCGGCTGCGCCGGGTCCGGCCACGGGGCTCGGCCTCGGCAGCCGCCGGCTCCGCCGGAGCCTGCTCCGCGGTACGCCGCCCGGCCGCCGGCCGCTCGGTGCTCTCGCGGACCTCGGCGTGGGCCTCTTCACGGGCGGGAGCGGCAGCGGCCTCGGCCCGCGGTCGAGGGGTCCCGGCGGTGGCGCCGCCCTGCCGCTCGGAGATCGCGCTGATCAGCTCGCCCTTACGCATGCGGGCCGTGCCCGAGATGCCGAGCGACGCGGCCAGGCTCTGCAGCTCCGGCAGCAGCATCGCCGACAGGCCGGTGCCGCTACGCCGACGACGGGCGGGGGCGGCGGCGGTGGTGGCATCGCCAGCGACGTTGGAAACATCCGACGTCACGTCGGTGGTGTCGCTCAATGGATTCCTTCCCTCGATAGGCCGGGACTGCCCGGAGTCGAAAACAAGGTGGCCGGGCGGCCTCGGTGCACCCGCCTCGCATGGACGCGTCGCGGGAGTCTGTGACACAGCAGCCGGTCGGTTTCCAGACTCACCGAAGGTCGGTGAGCAGGTCTCGCCGTCTGCGGCGACCTGTGAAGACTGCGGTGCGGCGTGGGCCTAGGCAGGGGTGACGGGCTGACCGCCGAGAGCTTCGGGGGTGCGCCGACCCGCAGGGAGATCGCATGCTTCGCGGCTGTGCTAAGTCTAGAGCGTAATCAACTCTTCCGACCTGCGGCAACAGGGTCCCGCTCTGCGTGTCCCAGTCTACCCCGGGCAACCTGTGCTCCGCGCCCGTCTGGATCCAACCGCCAGACCTCCCAGCCTGTTCCCGGGTCGAAGCCCTCGGGCGGGCCGGTCAGGGCCAGGACGGTCGGGCCCGCACCACTGACCACGGCGGCCACACCGGCCTCACGCAGCGCTTTCACCAGGGCGGCGCTGCCCGGCATGCCGTCGGCGCGGTAGTCCTGGTGCAGCCGGTCGACCGTGGCCGGCAGCAGCAGATTCGGGTCGGCGGTCAGCGCGTGCACCAGCAGCGCGGCGCGGCCCGCGTTCAGCGCCGCGTCGCCGTGGGGCACGGTGGCCGGCAGCGCGGCCCGCGCGGTGGCCGTCAGGCCACGCTCCGCCGGCACGAAGACCGTCGGGCGTACGCCGTCGGCGACCGGCAGCGACACCGCCCGGGCGCCGGAGGGCTCCGTCCAGGCCAGGGTGAAGCCGCCGAGCAGGCACGGCGCCACGTTGTCCGGATGGCCCTCGATCTCGGCGGCGAGGCGCAGCGCGGCGGCGTCGTCGAGCCGGGTCTCGCCGTCGGTGACCAGCGCACGGGCCAGCAGCACGCCGGCGACGATCGCCGCGGACGAGGAACCCAGCCCACGGGCCTGCGGGATGCGGTTGACGCACTCCACCGCCAGCCCGGGCGGCTGCCCGCCGAGCCCGTCGAAGGCCGCCCGCATGGCGCGGACGACCAGGTGCCGGTCGTCGGCCGGCAACTCCCCGGCGCCCTGCCCGGCCACGGTCACCGTGACGCCCCCCGCCGTCACCTCGGCGGCCACGTCGTCGTGCAGCGCCAGGGCGAGCCCCAGGGCGTCGAACCCCGGCCCCAGGTTGGCGCTGGTGGCGGGGACCCGGACCCGGACCGGGCCGGAGATGAAGTTCGTCGGCACGGGCTCATGGTAGGGCTGCGCACCGACGGGGCGGATCGCCGCCCGCCGGATGGGACCGGGCCCGACGGCCTCGTCACCGGACGGTGGTGGCGCCGCCGGTCCGTTAGCCTGGCCCGACCGACGGCGGCTGGAGGCGGGAATGCGCGAATTCGAGTACCTGGCGAGGACGGTCGTCTTCGAGGCGCCCACGGTGCTGGTGCTGCTGGTCGGGCTCGTACTGGCCGCGACGGCTGGGGGGCGGCTGCCCCGGAAGCCCCGGCTGCTGGCGCTGTCCGGGCTCGGCGTGCTGCTGGGCAGCGCACTGTTCAACGTGGCCTGGATCCTGCTGCTGTCCCGCGCGTTCAGTTTCGACTGGGGATATTCGAACTTCCGGCTCATGAACCTGGCCTACGGCGGGGTGCAGGCCCTGGCGTACCCGATCGGGACGGGTCTGCTGATCGCGGCGGTGCTGGTCGGGCGGCGGGCGGGCGGCGCGGAGGCCGGCCCGTTCGGCGGACGGCCGCTCGCCGGCGGCGGGCCGGTGCCGACCACCGCGCCGGGGCCCGTCGCCCAGCCGGTGCCGCCGACCGACCCGGGGTGGACCGTGGAGGGCGGGGCCGACGTGCCGGCGCAGTGGGGCGGTCGATCCCGGCCGGACACGCCGACGGGCGCCGGGACGGACCAGCCCTGACCGCCGGGCGGGACGGCGGGCGGCGCGAGCGCGCGGCGCTCGGAGTCGGCGGGCGGCGTGTGCGAGCGCGCGGCGCTCGGGCCGGCCGCCGCCGTCAGCGGGCGGCGCTCGGGGCCGGTTGCGCGGCCGGGTCCGTGAGCGAGAGCCGGCGCGTGGCGATCCGCCAGCCGACCGCGTAGACCACCGTGACCAGGCCGCAGCTGGCCAGCACCACCCGCTCGTCCACGGTGTCCACCACTGCGGCCACGGCGAGCTGGCTGACCGAGACGGCGAGCGTCGCCAGCATCATGTCGGTGGCGAAGACGCGGCCCCGCAGCCGGTCCGGCACCTCCCCCTGCAGGGCGAAGTTCGACATCACCCAGTTGCTGCCGCCCGCGAAGTGGGCGACGAAGACCAGGGCCAGCACCAGCGGGAACCAGTTTGCGACCGACGTGCCGAGGTAGGCCAGGCCGTAGAGGGACATCGACAGCGCCAGCCCGGGCAGCAGCCAGGCGCGGTTGGTCAGCACCCGGCGCATCAGGATCGGCCCGACGAGCGCCCCCGCCCCGCGGACCGCGAAGAGCAGCCCGGTGCCGACGGGGCCCACGCCGTACACGGCCGCGAGCAGCGGGAACACCGTCAGCACGCCGTTGCCGAGGCCCACCGCCGACTTCACGGTGACCAGCGCCAGCACCCTCGGCCGGTGCCCGATGTAGCCAAGCGCCTCCCGGATCGCCGGCCAGGTCCGCTGCACGGGCAGCTCCGCGTCGCGGGGCGCCTGCAACGGCCGGCGGATCAGCGTGGCCAGGCCCGCGGCGACCACCAGGCCCACCGCCGCCACCCAGAAGCAGGCGTACGGGCCGACGGCGGCGCTGAGCACGCCACCCAGGGAGGCGCCGACGACGGTCATGGTGCCCCAGGCCGAGCCCGCGACGGCGTTGCCGGCGGCCAGCTCGTCGGGGTCGAGCACGTTGGGCAGGGCCGCCTGGGCCGCCGGGGAGTAGAACGCCTTGGCGACCGCCACGACACCGATCCCGGCCATCGCCAGCCAGGCGGTCTCCGCGCTGCGGACGCCGAGCAGCAGCAGCACGCCGAACAGGGCCGCGACGTTCGAAACGATCATGATCTTGCGCCGGTCGAACCGGTC is drawn from Micromonospora sp. NBC_01740 and contains these coding sequences:
- the rpmE gene encoding 50S ribosomal protein L31, with the translated sequence MKSNIHPEYVTTEVSCSCGNTFTTRSTAKGGSIHVETCSACHPFYTGKQRVLDTAGRVAKFQQKYAKVQAKKAK
- a CDS encoding GGDEF domain-containing protein, with translation MGWLDRVTDQVDALTRARALQESSRSAEAYAILDRVVATTTDPYARADALVQRLSAVINLGRTAEYTRAVEEASTAVRDLAEPYLLGHLNALAALAAHHQGALDRCVTHLVKAARALGAVADPDRDTAWGWHDLAMAYSYLSFHGYALGAIERARQLGSAAEIPEETFAAPGIRLRNAVALDHNGDSDGCLRVLRDVAADLDRFLGSGRAGKLRPSSLAAYGYAAARRAALGDRWDVAPQAGPARLLGHGGDSARARDMRQLGQVCLAVAEGRPIEAVTRLDTVQVSTETLGAAEPARLRSIALARAGDHAGAHRADRLAFRLAAQRNDRLRDVYIDGIAARIDHEEMRREAARFEGEALTDPLTGLPNRRRLERYIATLVAHGDRVVIGVCDLDGFKAVNTRHGHHSGDLVLQRIAGVINRVMRRGDFVARYGGDEFVVVLPGAGMTEAAEVGRRIDAAVRTEDWESLVPGTPVGVSVGFAEVGATGPGLRDALGTAFEAADRAMLAAKTRPRAS
- a CDS encoding phosphatase domain-containing protein translates to MARLIATRGLPASGKTTFARTLQPSVVRVNRDDLRRMLHGERLFTQWAEWQVTVVQRAQVEALLRVHADVCVDDTNLRSRTLRDWADLAARHGAGFEVHDFTDVPLAECLRRDAARPEADRVGEAWIRRLHERYLEGRTLPLPVPQARTGRPATVHAPSTEPPEIVLVDIDGTVALNVSRSPYDMTRVAEDEPNPAVIAAVRAMHAAGYGVVFCSGRDATARAATEAWLARHVRVPYLGLHLRAVGDSRKDSVVKREIYEREIADRYRVVGVFDDRQQVVRMWRALGLTVFQVAEGDF
- the prfA gene encoding peptide chain release factor 1, yielding MSSERLAALLDEYAELEKRLADPAIHADQNTARRVGRRYAELVPLHKAAGELEQARADLAAARELVAEDASFAAEAESIAESLPALEQRLAELLIPRDPHDAKDVIVEIKAGEGGEESALFAGDLLRMYTRYAERRGWLTEVIDAQDSDLGGVKDVSLAIKTKGVPEGGNGVWSRLKWEGGVHRVQRVPVTESQGRIHTSAAGVLVLPEAEDVDVTIDPNELRIDVFRSSGPGGQSVNTTDSAVRITHVPTGIVVSCQNEKSQLQNREQAMRILRARLLAAAQEQADAAASDARKAQVRTVDRSERIRTYNFPQNRITDHRIGYTAYNLDLALAGDLDAVLDALAEADRAARLAGDTELTRR